One segment of Desulfonauticus submarinus DNA contains the following:
- a CDS encoding 2-oxoacid:ferredoxin oxidoreductase subunit beta — MAEITKLIHDYLRHSKKFPHVYCPGCGHGIVLGSLIRSVHALGLSKDQVVLIAGIGCSGRMAVYVDFNTIHTTHGRALTFATGVKLANPKLKVIVVMGDGDALSIGGNHFIHAARRNIGVTALILNNNIYGMTGGQSSSTTPENSYSTTTPYGQMERHFDVVNLSLASGANFVARTTAMHAQLMDKLLIKAISNPGFNVVEILTPCYTQYGRKNKFKNVVEMYAWYRKHAMMVEKYQNLAEEKRKNKFPIGIFSSKDEPGFEEKYSSLRKRLQGEK, encoded by the coding sequence ATGGCTGAAATAACTAAACTTATTCACGATTATCTTAGGCATTCTAAAAAATTTCCTCATGTGTATTGTCCTGGCTGTGGGCATGGTATAGTATTGGGATCTTTGATTCGGAGTGTACATGCTTTAGGTTTATCAAAAGATCAGGTAGTGTTGATAGCTGGTATTGGCTGTTCTGGAAGAATGGCTGTATATGTAGATTTCAATACTATTCATACCACTCATGGAAGAGCTTTAACTTTTGCCACAGGGGTAAAATTAGCTAATCCTAAATTAAAGGTTATTGTGGTTATGGGAGATGGAGATGCCTTATCTATTGGGGGAAATCATTTTATTCATGCAGCCAGAAGAAATATTGGAGTAACAGCTCTTATTTTAAATAATAATATTTATGGGATGACTGGAGGACAAAGTTCTTCTACTACTCCAGAAAATTCTTATTCTACTACTACTCCATATGGGCAAATGGAACGCCATTTTGATGTAGTTAACCTTTCTCTTGCGAGTGGGGCGAATTTTGTAGCCAGAACAACAGCTATGCATGCTCAACTTATGGATAAGTTGTTAATAAAAGCTATTAGCAATCCTGGATTTAATGTAGTAGAAATTTTAACTCCTTGTTATACTCAGTATGGAAGAAAAAATAAATTCAAAAATGTAGTGGAAATGTATGCTTGGTATAGAAAACATGCTATGATGGTTGAAAAATATCAAAATTTAGCAGAGGAAAAAAGAAAAAATAAATTCCCTATAGGAATTTTTTCCTCTAAAGACGAGCCTGGATTTGAAGAAAAGTATTCTAGTTTACGGAAAAGATTACAAGGGGAAAAATAA
- a CDS encoding 2-oxoacid:acceptor oxidoreductase family protein, translating to MAKEYPLNRFEIRLSGLGGQGILTLGKIMGQALALEHGYYVTQTQSYGPEARGGASRSDVVISSYPISYPKTQNLDVLVALSQEACNLYFRNLKINGLLIVDNFMVEQVPTNSYVGLPFTKWAKDKIKVIQTTNIITLGALTYFLPFMNKNSVLKTLKQIFPAKIIEINVKALNLGFNQAKKRYKDIPERWLSS from the coding sequence ATGGCAAAGGAATATCCTTTAAATCGATTTGAAATAAGACTTTCTGGCTTGGGAGGACAAGGCATTCTCACTTTAGGTAAAATTATGGGGCAAGCCTTGGCTTTAGAACATGGTTACTATGTGACCCAGACCCAAAGTTATGGTCCAGAAGCAAGAGGTGGAGCTAGTCGTTCAGATGTGGTAATAAGCTCTTATCCTATTAGTTATCCTAAAACCCAAAATTTAGATGTTTTGGTGGCCTTAAGTCAAGAAGCATGTAATCTTTATTTTAGAAATTTAAAAATAAATGGACTTTTGATTGTGGATAATTTTATGGTAGAACAAGTTCCTACTAATTCATATGTGGGGTTGCCATTTACAAAATGGGCAAAAGATAAAATTAAAGTTATTCAAACAACTAATATTATTACCTTAGGAGCTCTAACCTATTTTTTGCCTTTTATGAATAAAAATTCTGTGTTAAAAACGTTAAAACAAATTTTTCCTGCTAAGATTATTGAAATTAATGTGAAAGCATTGAATTTGGGTTTTAATCAGGCAAAAAAAAGATATAAGGATATTCCAGAAAGATGGTTATCCTCTTAA
- the surE gene encoding 5'/3'-nucleotidase SurE, translated as MVILLTNDDGIQALGLRALYWALKEMGHRVEVVAPLTEQSAVGHAITIFSPLRVKVIKENGFKGIGISGTPVDCVKWALSFHFNQKPDLIISGINNGANVGIDVLYSGTVSAATEGALLEIPALAVSIDDFRPTNLTEEAKWVSDFISKICWENLNARTVLNLNFPNCGIRKARGIKVCPQTDVVYEDKYEKRKDPRGREYYWLFGDIPMSRVKTGTDRDLLSKGYVTLTPLKFELTDKELISNWSKWCKEVLT; from the coding sequence ATGGTTATCCTCTTAACTAATGATGATGGTATCCAAGCTCTAGGTCTTAGAGCCTTGTATTGGGCGTTGAAAGAGATGGGACATAGAGTAGAAGTAGTTGCTCCATTAACAGAACAAAGTGCTGTAGGACATGCTATTACTATATTTTCTCCTCTTAGAGTAAAAGTAATAAAAGAAAATGGATTTAAAGGGATTGGTATTTCTGGAACTCCTGTGGATTGTGTGAAATGGGCCCTTAGCTTTCATTTTAATCAAAAACCAGATTTAATTATTTCAGGCATTAATAATGGAGCTAATGTTGGTATTGATGTTTTATATTCTGGTACGGTTTCTGCTGCTACAGAAGGTGCTTTGTTGGAGATTCCTGCTTTAGCTGTGTCTATTGATGATTTTCGACCTACAAATTTAACTGAAGAAGCAAAATGGGTAAGTGATTTTATTTCTAAAATTTGTTGGGAAAATCTTAATGCAAGAACAGTTTTAAATCTCAATTTTCCTAATTGTGGAATACGTAAAGCGAGAGGAATAAAAGTTTGCCCACAAACTGATGTTGTTTATGAAGATAAGTATGAAAAAAGAAAAGATCCTAGGGGAAGGGAGTATTATTGGCTCTTTGGTGATATCCCTATGTCTAGAGTAAAAACTGGAACAGATAGGGATTTGCTTTCTAAGGGATATGTTACTCTTACTCCTTTAAAGTTTGAATTAACAGATAAGGAACTTATCTCCAACTGGAGTAAGTGGTGTAAGGAAGTTTTAACTTAA
- the gap gene encoding type I glyceraldehyde-3-phosphate dehydrogenase: MAVKIGLNGFGRIGRYLTRLLKNRPEYELVVINARADNASLAHLLKYDSVHGTFDAKIQPNEDGFLYEDKQVYVTRKAPGEWEWGKYDVDLVIESTGKFRDRDSCQKHLECGAKKVVISAPGKNPDVTIVVGVNDQDLKPEHKIISNASCTTNCLAPVAKVLHENFKIKHGIMTTIHSYTMSQRILDGSHKDLRRARAAAMSMIPTTTGAARAVTEVIPDLKGKLDGMAVRVPTPNVSLVDLVAEVEKSTNVQAVNEALKQASETYLKDTLGYTEEPLVSIDFNGSTYGGVVDGLSTNVIDNTLLKVLIWYDNEAGFTNQLLRLMDRVSQYM; the protein is encoded by the coding sequence ATGGCAGTAAAAATCGGCTTAAATGGATTTGGTCGTATTGGCAGATATTTAACTAGATTATTAAAAAATAGACCAGAATATGAACTAGTAGTGATAAATGCTAGAGCAGATAATGCCTCATTGGCTCATTTATTAAAATATGATTCTGTTCATGGAACTTTTGATGCAAAGATTCAACCTAATGAAGATGGTTTTTTATATGAGGATAAACAAGTTTATGTTACTAGAAAGGCTCCAGGAGAATGGGAGTGGGGAAAATATGATGTAGATTTAGTTATTGAAAGTACTGGTAAGTTTAGAGATAGAGATTCTTGCCAAAAACACTTAGAATGTGGAGCTAAAAAAGTAGTTATAAGTGCTCCTGGAAAAAATCCTGATGTGACTATTGTAGTAGGAGTAAATGATCAAGATTTAAAACCAGAACATAAAATAATTTCTAATGCTTCCTGTACAACAAATTGTCTAGCTCCAGTGGCAAAAGTACTTCATGAGAATTTTAAAATAAAACATGGTATTATGACTACAATTCACTCTTATACTATGAGTCAAAGAATTTTAGATGGATCTCATAAAGATTTACGTAGAGCAAGAGCTGCAGCTATGTCTATGATCCCTACTACTACAGGAGCAGCAAGAGCAGTAACAGAAGTTATTCCAGATTTAAAAGGTAAATTAGATGGTATGGCTGTAAGAGTACCTACTCCTAATGTTTCTTTAGTAGATTTGGTAGCTGAGGTAGAAAAATCAACTAATGTTCAAGCAGTAAATGAAGCTCTGAAACAAGCAAGTGAGACATATTTAAAAGATACTCTAGGATATACCGAAGAACCTTTGGTTTCCATTGATTTTAATGGTTCTACTTATGGAGGAGTGGTGGATGGACTTTCTACAAATGTAATTGATAATACTTTATTAAAGGTTTTAATTTGGTATGATAATGAAGCTGGTTTTACAAATCAACTTTTAAGGTTAATGGATAGGGTATCTCAGTATATGTAA
- a CDS encoding methyl-accepting chemotaxis protein, translating into MKVRMLYKLLVAFLLTSLVFVGVSFYVLQNIHKLNIKADNIISIQKKLDILAEVKIFLNKSYATVDNIYFKKKNLISLLNFFNKDILVKLKLEQDKKFKQIKDYLDIYVKNINKIANIERRGGLDYIRAKSSLKSSKLQLLNIVEKYKKELYNKKYANVQAFKNIQNESKLFSVYGMLFGVLFALVLGSAVAIYESGRIKKCLDFVHKLGRGDFETSINIRGSDEIHALVEEIKKVQKRLSFIKEEILAQKDAISVGNILFRSDVSKYEGGFKEILEAVNKLTTIFTEHLNNAPIPLMSVDKDFRILFISKMGLNMIGKKLDEVVGKYCYDIFDTDDCKSGNCGCKQAMIEHAIKVSETTFKVDNKQVYVRYYGNPIIDEKGEVCGAFEYVLDITDIKETQLKLNQLAKQGEEVSSKLSRAAQELRDQIESTSSGSNVQKRRAEETAAAMEEMNSSVLEVSKNASLAAESADKAREIAEEGAKVVELSIKAILGVKDKADALAQNMSDLENRASDIGKIVNVITDIADQTNLLALNAAIEAARAGDAGRGFAVVADEVRKLAEKTMNATKEVEESILSIQDASKINVAAMKEMDEIVLTCTKHAKKAGEALESILEKSRISLEQVRMIAAASEEQSSVSEEITRSSEEISQISQETAKAMEKASKSISQLAGLAQELNGLIMEMTKI; encoded by the coding sequence ATGAAAGTTAGAATGCTTTATAAATTGTTAGTTGCATTTTTATTAACATCTTTGGTTTTTGTAGGAGTTTCATTTTATGTCTTACAAAACATACATAAACTTAATATAAAGGCTGATAATATAATTTCTATACAAAAGAAACTAGATATTTTAGCAGAAGTAAAAATTTTTCTTAATAAATCTTATGCTACTGTAGATAATATATATTTTAAAAAGAAAAATCTTATCTCATTACTTAATTTTTTTAATAAAGATATTTTAGTAAAACTAAAATTAGAGCAAGATAAGAAATTTAAACAAATAAAAGATTATCTTGATATTTATGTAAAAAATATAAATAAAATTGCTAATATAGAGAGAAGAGGAGGATTAGATTATATTAGAGCAAAATCATCATTAAAATCATCTAAGCTTCAATTGCTTAATATAGTAGAAAAGTACAAGAAAGAATTATACAATAAAAAATATGCTAATGTACAGGCATTTAAAAATATTCAAAATGAAAGCAAGTTGTTTTCTGTTTATGGTATGTTGTTTGGAGTATTATTTGCATTAGTTTTAGGGAGTGCAGTAGCTATTTATGAGTCTGGAAGGATAAAAAAATGTCTAGATTTTGTGCATAAACTTGGTAGAGGTGATTTTGAAACTTCAATTAATATTAGAGGAAGTGATGAAATACATGCTCTTGTAGAAGAAATTAAAAAGGTACAAAAAAGGCTTTCTTTTATTAAAGAAGAGATTTTGGCTCAAAAAGATGCTATATCAGTTGGTAATATTTTATTTAGAAGTGATGTATCTAAATATGAAGGAGGGTTTAAGGAAATATTAGAAGCAGTGAACAAACTTACAACTATATTTACTGAACATTTAAATAATGCTCCTATACCTCTTATGAGTGTGGATAAGGATTTTAGAATTCTTTTTATTAGTAAAATGGGACTGAATATGATAGGAAAAAAATTAGATGAAGTAGTTGGAAAATATTGCTATGATATCTTTGATACTGACGATTGTAAAAGTGGTAATTGTGGCTGTAAACAAGCAATGATAGAACATGCCATTAAGGTATCTGAGACAACTTTTAAAGTTGATAATAAACAAGTTTACGTAAGATATTATGGAAATCCGATCATAGATGAAAAAGGAGAGGTATGTGGAGCATTTGAATATGTTTTAGATATAACAGATATAAAAGAAACCCAATTAAAACTAAATCAATTAGCTAAACAAGGAGAAGAAGTTAGTTCCAAACTTTCTAGAGCTGCACAAGAACTAAGAGACCAAATTGAAAGCACTAGTAGTGGTAGTAATGTTCAAAAGAGAAGAGCTGAAGAAACTGCTGCAGCTATGGAAGAAATGAATTCTTCAGTTTTAGAGGTTTCTAAAAATGCTTCTTTAGCTGCGGAAAGTGCAGATAAGGCTAGAGAGATTGCAGAAGAAGGAGCTAAAGTAGTAGAGTTGTCTATTAAGGCTATTTTAGGCGTTAAAGATAAAGCTGATGCCTTAGCTCAAAATATGTCTGATTTGGAAAATAGAGCTTCTGATATTGGAAAAATAGTAAATGTTATTACAGATATTGCAGATCAAACCAATTTATTAGCTTTAAATGCAGCTATTGAAGCTGCTAGAGCAGGAGATGCGGGTAGAGGATTTGCTGTAGTAGCTGATGAAGTTAGAAAACTAGCAGAAAAAACTATGAATGCTACCAAAGAAGTAGAGGAGTCGATTTTATCTATTCAAGATGCTTCTAAAATAAATGTTGCTGCTATGAAAGAAATGGATGAAATTGTTCTTACTTGTACAAAGCATGCTAAAAAAGCAGGCGAGGCCCTTGAGAGTATTTTAGAGAAGTCTAGAATATCCTTAGAACAAGTTAGAATGATTGCAGCAGCTTCAGAAGAGCAGTCGTCTGTTTCTGAAGAAATCACAAGAAGTAGTGAGGAAATAAGTCAAATATCTCAAGAAACTGCAAAAGCCATGGAAAAAGCATCAAAATCGATTTCTCAATTAGCTGGTTTGGCTCAGGAATTAAATGGGCTTATCATGGAAATGACAAAGATTTAA
- a CDS encoding TIGR00269 family protein, protein MKCTRCKSKAIVALPSHNAGFCKQCFLKYFENQVQKAIKSKAMFTQDDKILIAISGGKDSLALALQLKSLGYNITGLHVDLDIPNSSEHVREIVKKFCQTFSIPLFIISLKKENLSIPKVKQTLSRPICSACGQIKRYYFNRFALEHGFQVLATGHNLDDEVARLFANTLRWDETYLGSQGPVLKEENGFAKKVKPLYRLTEFETAVFCFLHNINYSTKPCPYSKGASFTFYKKLLDDLEYHQPGRKFNFYETFLKKGKRGFQLLRKSKLTLNSCQKCNYPTTETICGVCRIKKIISSNN, encoded by the coding sequence ATGAAATGTACAAGATGTAAATCCAAAGCCATAGTTGCTCTACCCAGTCATAATGCTGGTTTTTGCAAACAATGTTTTTTAAAATATTTTGAGAACCAAGTCCAAAAAGCTATAAAAAGCAAAGCAATGTTTACACAGGATGACAAAATTTTAATTGCAATAAGTGGAGGAAAAGATTCTCTTGCTCTTGCCTTACAATTAAAATCACTTGGTTATAATATTACAGGCTTGCATGTAGATTTAGACATTCCCAATTCTTCTGAACATGTACGTGAAATTGTAAAAAAATTTTGCCAAACATTTTCTATCCCTCTTTTTATAATATCTTTAAAAAAAGAAAATCTCTCTATTCCTAAAGTAAAGCAAACTTTATCTAGACCAATTTGCTCTGCCTGTGGACAAATAAAAAGATATTATTTTAACCGTTTTGCTTTAGAACATGGTTTTCAAGTCTTGGCCACAGGTCATAACCTAGATGACGAAGTAGCTAGATTATTTGCCAATACCTTGAGATGGGATGAAACTTATTTAGGAAGCCAAGGTCCTGTGTTAAAAGAAGAAAATGGCTTTGCTAAAAAAGTAAAACCGCTTTATCGTTTAACAGAATTTGAAACAGCAGTATTTTGTTTTTTACATAATATAAATTATAGCACAAAACCATGTCCTTATAGTAAAGGAGCTAGTTTTACTTTTTATAAAAAACTTTTAGACGACCTAGAATACCACCAACCGGGCAGAAAATTTAATTTTTATGAAACATTTCTCAAAAAAGGAAAAAGAGGATTTCAACTTTTAAGAAAGTCTAAACTAACCCTTAACTCATGCCAAAAATGTAATTATCCTACTACTGAAACAATTTGTGGAGTATGTAGGATTAAAAAAATTATTTCCTCTAATAATTAA
- a CDS encoding ABC transporter ATP-binding protein, whose protein sequence is MDTQNILEVKNLVKHFDISGGFLDKLTFENKKFYLKQTTVKALNEVSFSIKKGEIFSVVGESGCGKSTLGRTILKLYSPDKGNIYFQGHRIDNLSPKQMLPFRTKMQMIFQDPYASLNPRKTVRQTLEEPIKFHQPSLNKKEIKEKVEQVMQQVGVDPEWADRYPHEFSGGQRQRISIARALMVDPEFIVADEPISALDVSIQAQILNLLMDAQAERNLSYLFITHDLSVVEHISSRVAVMYLGRICELASTEDLFSNPRHPYTQALLSAIPKLGETGLKHIKLKGEVPTPINLPSGCVFHSRCPHANERCKQEIPTLLQLQDGRQVACHGVEEKRI, encoded by the coding sequence ATGGATACACAAAATATCTTAGAGGTTAAAAATTTAGTCAAACACTTTGATATCTCAGGAGGATTTTTAGATAAACTTACCTTTGAAAACAAAAAATTTTATTTAAAACAAACCACAGTGAAAGCATTAAATGAAGTAAGTTTTTCTATAAAAAAGGGGGAAATATTTTCTGTTGTTGGAGAAAGTGGTTGCGGAAAATCTACACTTGGAAGAACTATATTAAAACTCTATTCTCCAGATAAAGGAAATATATATTTTCAAGGCCATAGAATAGACAATCTATCTCCTAAACAAATGCTTCCTTTTAGAACTAAAATGCAAATGATTTTCCAAGATCCCTATGCTTCTTTAAATCCAAGAAAAACTGTTCGCCAGACTTTAGAAGAACCTATTAAATTTCATCAGCCCTCTTTAAATAAAAAAGAAATTAAAGAAAAAGTGGAACAAGTAATGCAACAAGTAGGAGTTGACCCTGAGTGGGCAGATAGATACCCCCACGAATTTTCAGGAGGACAGCGCCAAAGAATAAGTATAGCCAGGGCTTTAATGGTAGATCCAGAATTCATTGTAGCAGATGAACCCATTTCAGCTTTAGATGTCTCTATTCAAGCACAAATTTTAAATTTATTAATGGATGCACAAGCAGAACGAAATTTATCTTATCTTTTTATAACCCATGATCTTTCAGTTGTAGAACATATTAGTTCTAGAGTAGCTGTAATGTATCTAGGTAGAATATGTGAACTTGCTTCTACTGAAGATTTATTTTCCAATCCTAGACATCCTTATACTCAAGCTCTTTTATCTGCTATTCCAAAACTTGGAGAAACTGGCTTAAAACATATCAAATTAAAAGGAGAAGTCCCAACACCAATTAATTTACCCTCTGGCTGTGTTTTTCATTCTAGATGTCCTCATGCTAATGAACGTTGTAAACAAGAAATCCCAACTCTTTTACAGCTTCAAGATGGAAGACAAGTGGCCTGTCATGGCGTAGAAGAAAAAAGAATATAA
- a CDS encoding ABC transporter ATP-binding protein, with protein sequence MAKLLDVQDLVVKFALRTGTLTALYNINFSLAPGERMGLVGESGAGKSVAGFSIINLISKPGFIAGGKVLFEGKDISKYSFEKMRTIRGNKISMIFQDPMMTLNPVLSIGTQMTETLLAHKNISKQEAEEIAIECLKKVYIPSPERRLKQYPHEFSGGMRQRIVIAISLLTNPSLIIADEPTTALDVTIQAEIMDILLELCVKEKMGLILITHDLGVVSQTTQKIAVMYAGRIVEKGKTMDVIKSPKHPYTQGLIKALPQSHEKGKKLYQIPGIMPNLNQIPSGCPFHPRCSFKKKICSELDPKLQPFETGEVACHLYHNV encoded by the coding sequence AATTATTAGATGTTCAAGATTTAGTAGTAAAATTTGCCTTACGAACAGGAACTTTAACTGCTCTTTATAATATCAATTTCTCTCTTGCTCCAGGAGAAAGAATGGGACTGGTTGGAGAAAGTGGTGCAGGAAAATCAGTGGCTGGATTTTCTATTATTAACTTAATTAGTAAACCAGGTTTTATTGCTGGAGGAAAAGTTTTATTTGAAGGAAAAGATATCAGTAAATATTCATTTGAAAAAATGCGCACTATTAGAGGAAATAAGATTTCTATGATTTTTCAGGATCCAATGATGACTTTAAATCCAGTCCTTAGCATTGGCACTCAAATGACAGAAACTTTACTTGCCCATAAAAACATTTCTAAACAAGAAGCTGAAGAAATTGCTATCGAGTGTTTAAAAAAAGTTTACATTCCTTCTCCTGAAAGACGTCTTAAACAATACCCCCATGAATTTTCAGGTGGAATGCGACAACGTATTGTAATTGCTATTTCTTTATTAACAAATCCTAGTTTAATTATAGCAGATGAACCTACTACTGCTCTAGATGTAACTATTCAAGCCGAAATTATGGATATATTACTAGAATTATGTGTAAAGGAAAAAATGGGACTTATTTTAATTACTCATGATTTAGGAGTAGTTTCTCAAACTACACAAAAAATTGCAGTAATGTATGCTGGAAGAATTGTGGAAAAGGGGAAAACCATGGATGTAATAAAATCACCTAAACACCCTTACACTCAGGGACTTATAAAAGCCCTACCCCAAAGTCATGAAAAAGGTAAAAAATTATATCAAATACCTGGCATCATGCCTAACTTAAATCAAATTCCCTCTGGTTGCCCTTTCCATCCCAGGTGTTCCTTTAAAAAGAAAATCTGTTCTGAATTAGACCCCAAACTTCAACCTTTTGAAACAGGAGAAGTTGCCTGTCATTTATATCACAATGTTTAG